From the genome of Flavobacterium ovatum, one region includes:
- a CDS encoding glycosyltransferase family A protein — protein sequence MNYYLVIPTHNEEAFISLTLDSLVGQTVPPTKVIVVNDNSTDGTEEIVKSYAAKYPYITLVNKKSSAVHMPGSKVIQAFHEGEKHIDDKYDILVKIDADLIFPLNYFETIINHFKSDDRIGMAGGFCYIDKNGEFVLENLTDKDHIRGALKAYRKETYKQIGGLKPAMGWDTVDELLCKFYNWKVVTDQSLKVKHLKPTGANYNKTARYKQGEAFYTLGYGFLITAIASAKLAMMKKKPLLFIDYITGFMKAKVAKTPLLVTAEQAKFIRKYRLQKMKEKLF from the coding sequence ATGAACTACTACCTAGTCATTCCCACTCATAACGAAGAAGCATTCATTTCCTTAACCTTAGATTCTTTGGTAGGGCAAACCGTTCCTCCAACAAAAGTGATTGTGGTCAATGACAACTCTACTGATGGAACTGAGGAAATCGTGAAATCATACGCCGCAAAATATCCTTATATCACTTTGGTCAACAAAAAATCTTCGGCTGTACACATGCCAGGAAGTAAGGTGATTCAAGCGTTTCACGAAGGCGAAAAACACATCGATGACAAATACGACATTCTAGTAAAAATTGATGCCGATTTAATTTTTCCGCTTAATTATTTCGAAACTATCATCAATCATTTCAAGTCCGATGACCGCATCGGAATGGCAGGTGGATTTTGCTATATCGACAAAAACGGCGAATTTGTTTTAGAAAATCTAACCGATAAAGACCATATTCGTGGCGCCTTAAAAGCGTACCGAAAAGAAACCTACAAACAAATTGGCGGCCTAAAACCAGCCATGGGTTGGGATACCGTAGACGAATTACTTTGTAAATTCTACAACTGGAAAGTCGTGACCGACCAATCGCTAAAAGTAAAACACCTCAAACCAACAGGTGCAAATTATAACAAAACAGCACGCTACAAACAAGGCGAAGCTTTTTACACCTTAGGATACGGTTTTTTGATTACTGCAATTGCATCGGCAAAACTGGCAATGATGAAAAAAAAACCATTGCTTTTCATTGATTACATCACCGGATTCATGAAAGCCAAAGTAGCCAAAACACCTTTATTAGTTACGGCAGAACAAGCCAAATTCATTCGTAAGTACCGCCTACAAAAAATGAAAGAGAAGCTTTTCTAG
- a CDS encoding ABC transporter permease has translation MMLIRYISQIGKYFLMIKEIFSKQTKWSVMRNLIFKEIDDLIIDSLGIVAFISFFVGGVVAIQTALNLTNPLIPKYLIGFATRQSIILEFAPTFISVIMAGKMGSFITSSIGTMRVTEQIDALEVMGVNSLNYLVFPKIIALLLYPFLIGIAMFLGILGGWIAGVYGGFTSADDFITGAQMDFIPFHVTYAFIKTLIFALLLATIPSFHGYYMKGGALEVGKASTVSFVWTSVSIILFNYILTQLLLSA, from the coding sequence ATGATGCTCATTCGATACATATCACAAATAGGGAAATACTTCCTAATGATAAAGGAAATTTTCAGCAAGCAAACCAAATGGTCGGTAATGCGAAACCTTATCTTTAAAGAAATTGACGACTTAATCATTGATTCACTTGGAATTGTGGCCTTCATTTCCTTTTTCGTAGGTGGAGTTGTTGCTATTCAAACGGCTTTAAACTTAACCAATCCCTTAATTCCAAAATACCTAATCGGATTTGCTACACGTCAATCGATCATTCTAGAGTTTGCGCCTACTTTTATCTCTGTAATTATGGCGGGAAAAATGGGATCGTTCATCACTTCTAGTATTGGAACGATGCGCGTAACCGAACAAATTGATGCATTAGAAGTTATGGGTGTCAACTCACTAAACTACTTGGTTTTTCCAAAAATAATTGCCCTACTTTTATATCCTTTCTTAATCGGCATTGCCATGTTCCTCGGAATCCTAGGTGGATGGATTGCTGGTGTTTATGGAGGTTTCACCTCGGCCGACGACTTTATTACTGGCGCGCAAATGGATTTTATTCCGTTTCACGTAACCTATGCCTTTATCAAGACACTCATATTTGCCCTTTTATTGGCAACCATACCCTCCTTTCACGGCTACTATATGAAAGGTGGCGCACTGGAAGTAGGTAAAGCAAGTACCGTATCTTTTGTATGGACATCCGTTAGCATTATCTTATTCAATTATATTCTAACGCAATTATTACTGAGCGCATGA
- a CDS encoding ATP-binding cassette domain-containing protein: MIEIKNIEKSFGENKILKGISTVFETGKTNLIIGQSGSGKTVLLKSLLGIHTPEAGQIIFDGRVYSDLEEVEKRELRTEIGMVFQGSALFDSMTVCENVAFPLKMFTNDDKEKIADRVEFVLKRVNLIDAHKKLPSEISGGMQKRVAIARAIVNHPKYLFCDEPNSGLDPNTSILIDNLIKEITEEYNITTVVNTHDMNSVMEIGDNILFLKNGLKEWQGNKDEIFYTDNEAVTAFVYSSNLFKKVREAHLKK, encoded by the coding sequence ATGATAGAAATAAAAAACATAGAGAAATCGTTTGGCGAGAACAAAATCCTAAAAGGTATTTCCACCGTTTTTGAAACAGGAAAAACCAACCTTATCATTGGGCAAAGTGGTTCTGGAAAGACCGTTTTACTGAAAAGTCTTTTGGGAATTCACACGCCAGAAGCTGGACAGATCATCTTCGATGGCAGAGTATATTCCGATTTAGAAGAAGTCGAAAAACGAGAATTACGTACCGAAATCGGAATGGTTTTTCAAGGCAGTGCTTTGTTTGATTCGATGACCGTATGCGAAAACGTAGCTTTCCCGTTAAAAATGTTCACCAACGACGACAAAGAAAAGATTGCCGATAGAGTTGAATTTGTTCTCAAAAGAGTTAACCTTATTGATGCTCACAAAAAATTACCTTCGGAGATTTCTGGCGGAATGCAGAAACGTGTTGCCATCGCCCGTGCGATTGTCAACCATCCCAAATACCTTTTTTGCGACGAACCCAACTCTGGATTGGACCCAAACACTTCCATCCTTATTGATAACCTCATCAAGGAAATCACCGAAGAATACAACATCACCACCGTGGTCAACACCCACGATATGAACTCGGTTATGGAAATTGGCGACAACATCCTTTTCCTAAAAAACGGACTTAAAGAATGGCAAGGTAACAAAGACGAAATTTTCTATACCGATAACGAAGCCGTAACCGCATTTGTGTATTCGTCCAACTTATTCAAAAAAGTTCGCGAAGCGCATTTGAAGAAATAA
- a CDS encoding DUF445 domain-containing protein, with product MKNNLGSISLIIAFSGLVLFELLVRMDFLVHPGWKIVIAGFEAATIGGFADWFAVSALFREIPIPIVRKHTNIIAKNREKLTEGIVDLVTNKWLSPEVISGKLSEINLVEKIVQFLKKPDNQKKSIEVVQKIVLILADDLDSPKLAANLKTIFTKQIGQLDLAATMGEWLEKSIKNGDHNQIWDLMIQAGSKAIENPETKEMLLDKLQFAATEYGDKSMLKKFTLFLAKTSGGIDLDVIADDLLAKAQDFIIEAQSNPEHPIRNKFDNWILDFAHKLATGDEESKKLVDNFINGFTENADSEKMIQKLLVNFKQTLTEQLENDETPLMQFVISKLNAILSDLEQNPETQANVNRWIKDTISNLITEFHGEIGNMVRDSLVKLDNKELVDQIEDKVGNDLQYIRLNGAVVGGLVGILIAVVKLALE from the coding sequence ATGAAAAACAACCTAGGCTCCATATCACTTATAATCGCTTTCTCAGGCTTAGTGCTGTTCGAACTGCTTGTCCGCATGGATTTCCTAGTCCATCCAGGTTGGAAAATCGTTATAGCAGGTTTTGAGGCGGCAACTATTGGTGGCTTTGCTGATTGGTTTGCGGTCAGTGCTTTGTTTCGGGAGATTCCAATTCCGATTGTGCGGAAGCATACTAATATCATCGCTAAAAATCGAGAGAAACTAACGGAGGGAATTGTTGATTTGGTGACAAATAAATGGCTTTCGCCAGAAGTGATTTCGGGCAAGTTGAGCGAAATTAATTTAGTCGAAAAGATAGTTCAGTTTCTGAAAAAGCCAGACAATCAAAAGAAGTCTATTGAAGTCGTTCAAAAAATAGTTTTGATACTTGCGGATGATTTAGATAGTCCAAAATTGGCGGCGAATTTAAAGACGATTTTTACGAAGCAAATTGGTCAATTGGATTTGGCTGCTACTATGGGAGAATGGTTGGAGAAATCGATTAAAAACGGCGACCACAACCAGATTTGGGACTTGATGATTCAGGCTGGCTCAAAAGCGATTGAAAATCCAGAGACCAAGGAAATGTTACTCGATAAGTTACAATTTGCCGCTACGGAATATGGCGACAAAAGCATGCTTAAAAAATTCACACTATTTCTAGCAAAAACTAGTGGCGGAATAGATTTGGATGTCATAGCCGATGATTTGCTTGCAAAGGCGCAGGACTTTATTATAGAAGCGCAATCCAATCCTGAGCATCCTATTCGAAATAAATTTGACAACTGGATACTGGATTTTGCACACAAATTGGCTACGGGAGACGAAGAAAGCAAAAAATTGGTGGATAATTTTATCAATGGTTTTACTGAAAACGCCGATTCCGAAAAAATGATTCAGAAGCTATTGGTGAATTTCAAACAAACACTTACCGAACAATTGGAGAATGATGAAACGCCGCTGATGCAATTTGTGATTTCCAAGCTGAATGCTATATTATCCGACTTAGAACAAAATCCAGAAACACAAGCAAATGTCAACCGTTGGATAAAAGATACGATTTCGAACTTGATTACCGAGTTTCACGGTGAAATAGGGAATATGGTTCGTGACAGTCTCGTTAAATTAGACAATAAGGAATTAGTCGATCAAATTGAGGACAAAGTGGGTAATGATTTGCAGTATATTCGACTCAATGGCGCCGTTGTTGGTGGTTTGGTTGGTATTCTAATTGCTGTTGTTAAATTGGCTTTGGAGTAA
- a CDS encoding SprT-like domain-containing protein, which yields MQGTLTKYIPDFAVVPAFELIVTHGVHLKIVNERSTRHGDYRKALNGKHEITVNGSLNKYRFLITLIHEIAHLVAFEKYGRNIKPHGNEWKHTFQQLMVPYIRPEIFPNQLLPLLARHFRNPSASSDTDTTLSLALKQFDQQSDDKNYVFEIPYGTVFRIKNGKVFKKMAVRTKRFECIEISSGKTYLFNPNAEVEIIQV from the coding sequence TTGCAAGGAACCTTAACCAAATACATTCCAGATTTCGCCGTCGTACCCGCTTTTGAGTTGATTGTGACACATGGCGTGCATCTAAAAATCGTTAACGAGCGATCGACTCGACATGGTGATTACCGCAAAGCCTTAAACGGAAAACACGAAATCACCGTCAACGGCAGTTTGAATAAGTACCGTTTTTTGATTACCCTTATTCACGAAATTGCGCATCTAGTAGCTTTCGAAAAATACGGTCGCAACATCAAACCCCACGGAAACGAGTGGAAACACACCTTTCAGCAGTTGATGGTGCCGTACATTCGTCCCGAAATTTTCCCCAACCAATTGTTGCCACTTTTGGCGAGGCATTTCAGAAATCCTTCCGCCAGCAGCGACACCGACACCACCTTGTCTTTGGCACTCAAACAATTTGACCAGCAAAGTGACGACAAAAATTATGTTTTCGAAATCCCCTACGGCACCGTATTCCGAATCAAAAACGGAAAAGTTTTTAAGAAAATGGCCGTTCGCACCAAACGCTTCGAGTGCATCGAAATTAGTTCTGGCAAAACCTATTTATTCAACCCCAATGCCGAGGTAGAAATTATTCAGGTTTAA
- a CDS encoding four helix bundle protein — protein MSDSIVKTKSFDLAVSGVFFYKHIVNEKKEYIMSKQFLRSITSVGANVREAVNAQRKPDFIHKLAIAQKECDETMYWLELLQATDYISHEEFQKIHNQSHEVLKIIRSIIITTKKNLEK, from the coding sequence ATGAGTGATAGCATCGTTAAAACCAAGAGTTTTGATTTGGCAGTGAGTGGCGTTTTTTTCTATAAACATATTGTGAATGAAAAGAAAGAATATATCATGAGCAAGCAGTTTTTACGTTCCATAACCTCTGTGGGTGCAAATGTTCGTGAAGCTGTAAATGCACAAAGAAAACCTGATTTTATACATAAATTAGCTATCGCTCAAAAAGAGTGTGATGAAACTATGTATTGGCTAGAACTACTACAAGCAACAGATTATATCTCTCACGAAGAATTTCAAAAAATTCATAATCAAAGTCATGAAGTGCTTAAAATAATTAGAAGTATCATCATAACCACCAAGAAAAACCTCGAAAAATAA